The genomic DNA GTGCCGCTGACGCGTTTGCCATGCTTGCAGAATGGTGTTACACGTTCAGTGGATCAAAGTTCGGACCCTTTGTGTGTACTCTCGGAGGGTCTTTTTTGTTTTTCTTTATTACGCATCAAGTTTAAAGGCGGCACAGGCTGCCGTTCACCTCCTCCTTGTTTTGGCTTGCTTGGCAATCAAAGCAAGGGAGAGGGATGAGAATGAAAAAAATCAATCTTCGCGATATGTATCCTTTCTATCAAACGGATGTCTGGATCGAGGTGGATGAGGAGATCGTACAGGAGATGCGACGTTTCGAATTGCTTGAAAGCGCTTATAAATTGCGCGCTTATCGCCATAGGGCATATTACTCTCTGGATCGAAACGATGGCATCGAAAACGATATTCTGTTTCCTTCTCGTTCTACTGAAACGGAGTATGAAGAAATGGCCTTTCGAAGAGAGCTTTATGCAGCGATGTGTCGATTGCCGAAAAAGTCGTTTCGACGTATTTACGCTCATTATTTCCTAGGAATGAGTAAGGTCGCTATCGCTCGTGTAGAGCAGGTGGATGAAAAGGCTGTGCGCAAGTCCATCGAAAGCGGGCTGAAAAAGTTGAAACAATTTCTCGGGAATAAGTGATTTTGAATCATAGGGTCCGATTTTATTCCCAAAATGAAAGGGCTATTAGAGGGTGATGTTCAAGGCGACGATTGCGGTTATATGACTAATCGTCGCCTACTATGAAAGGAGTGCTAGAGTTATGTTTCCCGGTATGTTTTGTGATGTGGAACACGAAAAGTTTTACAGTGAAATGCTGAGCCGTTTTCATCGCCAAGATGCCTATCATCGTGCGTTGTTTTACACGTTAGGCTTGACGCGAGAAACGAGGACGCATATTCAGGACCTGTTTGACTTTTCAAACGACAGCATCCGACCGAAAGGTTTAAAGGCCTTCTGGCAAACAGGTACTTCCCTTCGAGCAAGCCGCTTGGCCTTTAATCTGTGGAACGGATGGGCAGAAGAACAGCAGGAACGGGATTCCACGCCGCACGAGTTGTTTGATTGTCGTTTTGCGCCTTATTTCTTTGAGGCGTTACGCTTGCGTTATCCGGAATATTGCAGGAGTCACGACCGGGTTCCCCAACGAATGAACGGTCCAACCCGCTAGTGGATATGCCAGGAGGGCAACCTTGATGAAGGACATAAAGACAAGGACACGTGTGAAAACCATAAAAAAGCTGGATCGATTCTCCAACTTGATGGAAAAAGCAAAGCCTGTAGATTTGCGTTCTAAACATAGGTCATCTAATCGTCATGAATCGGAATCTACAGGTTCCTCTGTGGTACACGCGCAAAACCAATCCGTGAGGGCGGCAAAGACCACGCTGCGCAACGGGATGCGCATCAGTTCAGGTGTGAGCAAAGGAGCAATTCGTCTTCTTTGGAAAAAACGGGAGCGCTTGATAGGGACGGAGAAAGAGAAAGAAACCATGCCTCAGCAATCGGGGGAAACGTCAAGCGGTCGGCGTTCAGGTAAGCAAAGCGGCATTCAAGCAAGCAAACGTTCGGTTGTTTCTGATAAACAGCAAACGCTGTCCGCTCATTCAACAGGTGTCATACAAGGAAGAGATAATCGTCAGGCTATACATTCATCTTCCCAAACCAAGCGACCATTGCGTTTGCGGAAGCCTGTTGGCGGGAAATATCCTTTGTTTTCCATGACAGTGACAGGAAAACAGCGGCATATTCATCAAATGGTACGGGCCAGGATTGTTAGTCGGAGACTAGCTCAACAACCCCAGGCTCAAGCTAAAAGTGAAACACAGTTAAACCCGATGTCAAAACCTGTCGAGAAGCGTGTCACGACCACGAACACCCTATTCAAGACTACCGTGCGTTCTCGTGACAAACGTTCGAGTCTACAACCCCGTGAAATGACAATCGGGAGGAAACGAATTCCCGCCCCCGTTTGTTCTTCCGCTCATAAGCTGGTGAAGCCGCATGCAGGTGTATCCAGGCGTGTCAAAACGGGCGGTAAAGTCACCAAGGTGCTTTCCCATTCAGTAAAGCCGATTCATCAGTCTAACCAAGAAAAAGGACAGGTCCATAATCCAACAGATAGGATGAAACATAAAGCCAGGGAAGCGCAAAGAGCAGCCTTTCGATTGATGACCATGCACCGTTCAAAGCAGCGGCTGCAAGCTGTTGCCAGATGGAACATTCGCATGATTCGTGTAGCGGCCAAAATGACTGCGGTACTCGCCAAAGGCATGATCGCTCTTTTAGGTGTTAGCGGTACGGTGATCATCTTGCTATGCATCATGATGGCTGTTGCTGCGGTTGTATCATCTCCTTTTGGCATCTTTGTCTCCAGTGATAATACGGATAGCGATGTATTACCGCTTTCTGACATCGTACAAGACATGGACAACGAATTTGCTGTCCGACTGGAGGACATACGTCGGGATGCAGGCTCAGTGGATCGTGTAGAAATCCATTATCTCGGAAGCGCTGATAATACTCGCATCGATAACTGGATGGACGTCATCGCGGTCTTTGCGGTTCGTACCGTAATGGACAGCGAAAACGGCATGGACGTAGCCACACTGGACGCCACTCGGGTGGATGTGATTCGCTCCGTCTTTTGGGACATGAATGAACTGGACTCTTACGTGGAAACGATTGAACACAGGGAAACGATTACGGTGGAACATGAAGATGGGAGCACGAGTGAGGAAACGATTACCTGGTATGAGTCGGTGTTGCACATTACAGTTGCCAGTCACACTGCTGGGCAGCAGGCCGACATCTATGACTTTACAATCGAACAAAGAGAGATCATGCATGAAATGTTGTCGGCGGAGTTCCGCCCGCTCATGTTCGCGCTTCTCGGTAAAGATATGGATGTTGGGTTAACGACTGAGCAGCTTGAAATCGTTTATCACGATCTGCCGAAAGGGGAATGGGGCGGTGAAGCTGTCCGCTTGGCATTGACTCGCTTGGGCGATCCATACAGTCAAGTTTTGGCCGGGCAAGACCGCTATACAGATTGCAGTTATCTTGTTCAATGGGTGTACCGGCAGTTGAGCATTCAGTTGCCGCGGACGGCGGCTGAACAAGCCAGACATTGTGTCGATAACGGGTGGACAATCCGTTTTGAAGATTTGGCTCCGGGCGATTTGGTCTTTTGGAGCTATGCCAGCAATGGTCGGTTTATGGACATTACCCATGTTGGCATCTATGCCGGAAACGGCAAGGTCGTCGATGCTTCATCCACTCGCGGACAAGTGGTTTACCGGAATTTGTTTGACGCCGATCAGCAGGTGCTGTATGGGCGCCCGTTTCAAATGAACGTACAAAATGTTTATAGCTAAAAACAAAGTAACCCCGGGGAAAACTCTCCCGAGGTTACTTTGACCGATGCTTTCGGATTATGACTCCATTCTAAACGATTATTTGCTAAATCGCTACGCTTGTCTTTTTCTAAATGTTAGTTCAAATCATGAATTGTTAAATGTTTGTTCTGTAAATCGCTTCCGGAAAAAGCTAAGAATCAGAGCAGGTAGTGACATCATAAGTTTGATCTCTTCTGTTACATATTCTGATTTCAATCGTCATCATATAATAGACAACATGACTATAGCATTATTTCGGTTTAAGAAATTTGAATGAAATACGATGTAATCGTCTTTATTTTTGCATTTCTCCCAAAACCTCTGAAATTATATACATCACAAAAAGCAAACCTTTGCTGATCATGGAATGCTAAAATTCCATTTACTGAACCCGCGTTTCCGTGGGTGATGATGTTGTGGATGTGTAATTGTTGAACTTTTCGATTATTCATGTGATTCAGTGCTTTTTCAAAATCGGCTTTTCCTCGCTTGATGTGATCTCCGATGACTTCCCAAACGATATCATCCGTCACCCATGCCATACAAAAGTCTACTTCAAGTTTGGCAAAAGCGATGCTGAGATCTCTAAGAAGTTCTTTTTTCGGCGCATTCCCACAATTTTCGGCGCATTCTACTCTTAAGTTTTCAGAATGAGTATTCATCGTTACCTCCTAATGACCCCGACATATAATCAGGGTCATTATCGCGCATCTTATTGGAATATTCATTGTGAAATCAATGATAACGGGCTATTTTTGACTATTTAATCGGCACCCAAATTTCGGTTTTGGCTGCGGGGCTTGATGGGTCAGGTGCTCGATGAAAATAAAGCATTAGACTGAGATGCGTTGTTCTAGTTGTTTTAGCGAAGTATCACTTCCAACAAATTGCACAGCAACATACTTTTCTTCTGTCCCTACTATAACCAAAAAGAGGAAATCTATGCTCATCTTGGAATCACGTAGCATGTTAGTTATTAATTTTCGATCAACTGAAGATGGTCTAGGTACAGGCTCAGGGTGGGTATGCCATTCGCCTAAGTATATTACCTCTCCATTAGAAGATCTCCACGCTAAATCTACGAACCACTGGGCTCTTTTTACATTCCGTTCAAAAAAATACCGTCCTGATTTATCACCAGGACCCGGAGTCGTAATTTGTTGTATAATAATTTGATCGTCAAATATTCGGCCCAGAAGGATACCGCCTGCTTCGTGTTGCTTTTTCTTGACTTGTCTATACGAATTGAGTATGTCAACAACCTCATCCGTAAACTTTACCAATTTATCTCCAAATATATATTCCATTTAGTTCGAGCAACCTTTGCAATTTGTTCGTTCCCTGATTGTACGAATGCGAACGGAATAGCTGTCCGCCGCAACCCACATTGAAGATATTTTTCTCTTGTTTAGTCTTTGTTCCTTTAAGTTACCTAGCCAGGTAAATATAGTATTCTCCTGCACATTACCAGACAAAGCATCTCGAAGAAAAAGCATTAAATCGTTAATGAATCTTTTTAATTCTAGTGCGCCATACGGAACGAATGTGCTTTGGCAACCAGCTTCTCTTTTTGTAAATTCACCTGGATTAAAGAGTACGCTTTGAATGAAACGGTGTTGTTCATCAAACAAACATTGAAAACAGCCATTTTTAGTTGGGTCGACCCAAACTGCATGCGCCCCCGCCAGATAAGGTTCAACCCAAACGAATAATATAGGCTTTTCAATTATTCGCTCTTGAATTAGTTTATTAATGCGAAACTCTGTGGGGAGATGTCCTACCGCGACAACTGAAAAATCACAATTGTTCAGTATGGATTCATAACTGACAAGCAATTTTAATATATCTTCCGGGTAGCAAGCGACTTCACAATTTGGAAAATGTGACGTAATCATCTTTTGCAGAGCGTCAACTTTTTTCTTTCCAACATCACTTGCTCCGCAAACATGTCGAGCTATATTGTCAAAAGTTAATATATCCTTATCAACAAAAAGAAACTCTTCAACACCAATATCCGCTAAAGAACGTGCAATATGACTTCCAACTGACCCACATCCGACTATTCCGACTCTTAACCCACTCTCGACATTTCCGTCTCCGCCACGAATAAATAAATAATCTTTATCAACTCTTTTAATGGTATGCTTCAATAACTTAAGATCTCCGAAATCCCTCGTCAATTCAAGTAGTGCATTTTTTCTGCCAGGCCTGAACCCCTTCAATCCTGTCTTCTTTTTCTTCTTGCCTTTAAATGCTGAGGTAGAAATTAAAATATTCTCCCCATGTTCCCATACTCCAATAACTTTGCTGCTACCATAAGGGATGGAAAAAACAATTGTACTAGGCCTATTATCTCTATCCAAGAATTTCAAGAGTGTCTTTAGCGAATCACGAGAAAAGCTTCTGAGTCTCTGCAATAGTTCGCGGTTGTTCCTTGGAAATGGTGGAATTCCAATAGATTGTAATGGAAGGTAGAGAGCCTTTTTCCGCTTATCATATATTTTCCCGCCAACTTGCAGTATCCATCTTTGCCCATCGACTCTTGAATCGGCGAACAATAGTTGATTACCCCAAGAAGGATGGTGGAAGCTTATGGCTTCAATGATTTTGGGGTCATCAGTCAATTTAATAAGTGACAAATATTGATTAGTCGATTCCTGTCCCCAATAACTTTCGAATTCATCCATGTATTCCGTAATATTTAGTTTGTTCTTCCCGGTGTAGATGAGTTGTTGAGCCTTTTGAATAATTTCTTTTATCACACCTATTGGGTCAACCGCATTTGGATGAGCTTGATCGGAATCAAATGTGCATAGGACTTGTTCCGCATCTAAATGCGGAATTGGGTAAAGCTCTGAGAAATACGGTTCGGGAATAACTACTTTCGGAAAAGAGTCTGGATAATTATATGGGATCGCGATTATTATTTCTATACTTTCTTCATTCAATTTAATCCTAAATGCTTTAGGATAATTTCGATCATTAAATTCCTTGTCGGTTTCTTCTACAGCGCCGTATGAATTTATAAGATGGAGTGTTACTAGCTGTAACACTCCATCATAATATTCCTCAAGTTTACGCAGATCTTCCATGGTTACCTAAAACTGCTGCCGAATTGGTTTGAATGGCAGAATTACTCCC from Paenibacillus woosongensis includes the following:
- a CDS encoding RNA polymerase sigma factor, giving the protein MKKINLRDMYPFYQTDVWIEVDEEIVQEMRRFELLESAYKLRAYRHRAYYSLDRNDGIENDILFPSRSTETEYEEMAFRRELYAAMCRLPKKSFRRIYAHYFLGMSKVAIARVEQVDEKAVRKSIESGLKKLKQFLGNK
- a CDS encoding DUF6075 family protein, with protein sequence MFPGMFCDVEHEKFYSEMLSRFHRQDAYHRALFYTLGLTRETRTHIQDLFDFSNDSIRPKGLKAFWQTGTSLRASRLAFNLWNGWAEEQQERDSTPHELFDCRFAPYFFEALRLRYPEYCRSHDRVPQRMNGPTR
- a CDS encoding NlpC/P60 family protein, encoding MKDIKTRTRVKTIKKLDRFSNLMEKAKPVDLRSKHRSSNRHESESTGSSVVHAQNQSVRAAKTTLRNGMRISSGVSKGAIRLLWKKRERLIGTEKEKETMPQQSGETSSGRRSGKQSGIQASKRSVVSDKQQTLSAHSTGVIQGRDNRQAIHSSSQTKRPLRLRKPVGGKYPLFSMTVTGKQRHIHQMVRARIVSRRLAQQPQAQAKSETQLNPMSKPVEKRVTTTNTLFKTTVRSRDKRSSLQPREMTIGRKRIPAPVCSSAHKLVKPHAGVSRRVKTGGKVTKVLSHSVKPIHQSNQEKGQVHNPTDRMKHKAREAQRAAFRLMTMHRSKQRLQAVARWNIRMIRVAAKMTAVLAKGMIALLGVSGTVIILLCIMMAVAAVVSSPFGIFVSSDNTDSDVLPLSDIVQDMDNEFAVRLEDIRRDAGSVDRVEIHYLGSADNTRIDNWMDVIAVFAVRTVMDSENGMDVATLDATRVDVIRSVFWDMNELDSYVETIEHRETITVEHEDGSTSEETITWYESVLHITVASHTAGQQADIYDFTIEQREIMHEMLSAEFRPLMFALLGKDMDVGLTTEQLEIVYHDLPKGEWGGEAVRLALTRLGDPYSQVLAGQDRYTDCSYLVQWVYRQLSIQLPRTAAEQARHCVDNGWTIRFEDLAPGDLVFWSYASNGRFMDITHVGIYAGNGKVVDASSTRGQVVYRNLFDADQQVLYGRPFQMNVQNVYS
- a CDS encoding nuclear transport factor 2 family protein, with amino-acid sequence MNTHSENLRVECAENCGNAPKKELLRDLSIAFAKLEVDFCMAWVTDDIVWEVIGDHIKRGKADFEKALNHMNNRKVQQLHIHNIITHGNAGSVNGILAFHDQQRFAFCDVYNFRGFGRNAKIKTITSYFIQIS
- a CDS encoding Mov34/MPN/PAD-1 family protein, which gives rise to MEYIFGDKLVKFTDEVVDILNSYRQVKKKQHEAGGILLGRIFDDQIIIQQITTPGPGDKSGRYFFERNVKRAQWFVDLAWRSSNGEVIYLGEWHTHPEPVPRPSSVDRKLITNMLRDSKMSIDFLFLVIVGTEEKYVAVQFVGSDTSLKQLEQRISV
- a CDS encoding ThiF family adenylyltransferase, coding for MEDLRKLEEYYDGVLQLVTLHLINSYGAVEETDKEFNDRNYPKAFRIKLNEESIEIIIAIPYNYPDSFPKVVIPEPYFSELYPIPHLDAEQVLCTFDSDQAHPNAVDPIGVIKEIIQKAQQLIYTGKNKLNITEYMDEFESYWGQESTNQYLSLIKLTDDPKIIEAISFHHPSWGNQLLFADSRVDGQRWILQVGGKIYDKRKKALYLPLQSIGIPPFPRNNRELLQRLRSFSRDSLKTLLKFLDRDNRPSTIVFSIPYGSSKVIGVWEHGENILISTSAFKGKKKKKTGLKGFRPGRKNALLELTRDFGDLKLLKHTIKRVDKDYLFIRGGDGNVESGLRVGIVGCGSVGSHIARSLADIGVEEFLFVDKDILTFDNIARHVCGASDVGKKKVDALQKMITSHFPNCEVACYPEDILKLLVSYESILNNCDFSVVAVGHLPTEFRINKLIQERIIEKPILFVWVEPYLAGAHAVWVDPTKNGCFQCLFDEQHRFIQSVLFNPGEFTKREAGCQSTFVPYGALELKRFINDLMLFLRDALSGNVQENTIFTWLGNLKEQRLNKRKISSMWVAADSYSVRIRTIRERTNCKGCSN